A window from Athalia rosae chromosome 5, iyAthRosa1.1, whole genome shotgun sequence encodes these proteins:
- the LOC125501061 gene encoding uncharacterized protein LOC125501061: MASGRSGLSREGCSKLFRTFEIALKKSDRHLLLSSTYGLNASWSKKLTVGLRLRMNGTFEPVVRLINNYSSGVSLGLEGWASLIANLPKLEKYFLKKDAPGDNLFALVNDTIALDGGCSLRSTTAHGAKMIAFYSTETSGNGDDATIENSPQEDDEEDTATQGAKKRKVYTPVIVMQKVTFDGLKHIACCANERLLQLDALLGDVNRSKESVVRYFASIITARKIKAPTLQQIHGAVCDDIETARKVVCLQFDIGFRDYFFDIVYCEMMRLFLSYIVADIRRSVLIQG, from the coding sequence ATGGCGTCAGGAAGATCCGGATTGTCGCGAGAGGGGTGCAGCAAGTTGTTCCGAACCTTCGAAATAGCTCTGAAAAAGTCGGACCGTCATCTTCTCCTGTCGTCGACGTATGGGTTGAACGCTTCGTGGTCGAAGAAACTCACCGTGGGACTTCGCCTTCGCATGAACGGCACTTTCGAACCCGTCGTGCGATTGATCAACAATTACTCTAGCGGTGTGTCGCTAGGATTGGAAGGTTGGGCCAGCCTGATTGCGAATTTGCCGAAGCTGGAAAAATACTTCCTGAAGAAAGATGCTCCCGGTGACAACCTCTTCGCGCTGGTGAACGATACGATCGCGCTAGATGGTGGGTGTTCTTTGCGTTCTACAACGGCTCACGGTGCGAAGATGATCGCATTTTACTCGACCGAAACATCGGGCAACGGTGACGACGCTACCATCGAAAACTCACCTCAGGAGGatgatgaagaggataccGCGACGCAGGGggccaaaaagcgaaaagttTACACCCCGGTAATCGTGATGCAGAAAGTAACCTTCGACGGCCTGAAACACATAGCGTGCTGCGCAAACGAGCGGCTGCTTCAGCTGGACGCGCTGCTGGGAGACGTCAACAGGTCCAAGGAATCGGTCGTTCGCTACTTCGCTTCGATAATCACGGctaggaaaataaaagcgcCAACTCTGCAGCAGATTCACGGAGCCGTGTGCGACGACATAGAGACTGCGCGAAAAGTGGTATGTTTGCAGTTTGATATAGGATTCCGAGACTACTTCTTCGATATTGTTTACTGCGAAATGATGCGCTTATTTTTGTCGTATATCGTTGCCGATATTAGGCGAAGTGTTTTGATCCAGGGGTAG
- the LOC125501085 gene encoding uncharacterized protein LOC125501085 — MPMALAALPKAFGLPVETRKGLFPHLFNTPANPGYVGLLPSAEYHSPDSMRTAERTAFHAWYNEAVENNYVFEFDKELIDYCRSDVDILRRACSALRDNFPTQGGVCPFSQSTTIASACSVLFRQNFLQDNTIGIIPSRGYRMTDNQSTKAVEWLVCKEREIGIEIMHAGRCREYRIPETGRPVDGYYVTEDGTRHVLEFQGCYWHGCRNCFTANRDEELVAKDCMNKRFEETRAKTVRMRALGYVVTEMWECVFAEMLKNDAELRAYVEQHPLIVARNEKCLNPRDAFFGGRTNNTKRFYEVAEGERIRYVDVCSLYPWVCKNGWYPVGHPKVHVGDSCETLTGPDNANLDAVEGLVKCVVLPPQNLYHPLLPVRMHGKLMFPLCRTCCENSTPDDCPHANEADRWLSGTRVSDELKKAITLGYRIVDVSEI, encoded by the coding sequence ATGCCTATGGCTCTCGCGGCGCTGCCCAAAGCCTTCGGGCTCCCCGTAGAAACACGCAAGGGactttttccccatttattCAATACGCCGGCGAATCCCGGCTACGTTGGCCTGCTACCATCAGCCGAATATCATTCGCCGGACAGCATGAGGACCGCGGAACGAACAGCATTTCACGCGTGGTACAACGAGGCTGTGGAAAATAACTATGTATTTGAGTTCGACAAGGAGTTGATCGATTATTGTCGAAGCGACGTTGACATTCTTCGGAGAGCCTGTTCGGCGTTGAGAGATAATTTTCCCACGCAGGGGGGTGTCTGTCCGTTCTCGCAAAGCACCACCATCGCGTCTGCGTGTTCGGTACTATTTCGACAGAATTTCCTGCAAGACAATACCATCGGGATTATACCGTCTCGCGGGTATCGGATGACCGACAATCAGTCCACCAAGGCGGTCGAGTGGCTCGTCTGCAAAGAACGCGAAATCGGTATAGAGATAATGCACGCGGGTCGCTGCAGGGAGTATCGTATCCCGGAAACGGGTCGCCCTGTGGACGGTTACTACGTGACCGAGGATGGTACCAGACACGTGCTCGAATTTCAGGGGTGTTACTGGCACGGATGCCGAAATTGTTTCACAGCGAATCGCGACGAAGAACTGGTGGCTAAAGATTGCATGAATAAGCGCTTCGAGGAAACCCGCGCGAAGACCGTCAGAATGCGTGCGCTCGGTTACGTCGTGACGGAGATGTGGGAGTGCGTTTTCGCCGAGATGCTGAAGAACGACGCGGAACTGCGAGCGTACGTGGAGCAACACCCGTTGATCGtcgcgagaaacgaaaagtgtTTAAATCCTCGCGATGCGTTCTTCGGCGGTCGTACGAACAACACGAAACGGTTCTACGAGGTTGCCGAGGGGGAGCGAATTCGCTATGTGGATGTTTGCTCCCTGTATCCGTGGGTGTGCAAAAACGGGTGGTACCCCGTTGGACATCCCAAGGTGCACGTGGGGGATTCCTGTGAGACGTTGACAGGGCCCGACAACGCGAATCTAGACGCGGTAGAGGGCCTCGTGAAATGCGTCGTGCTTCCGCCGCAAAATCTCTACCACCCGTTGCTGCCGGTCCGCATGCACGGCAAATTGATGTTTCCGTTGTGTCGCACGTGTTGCGAGAATTCGACACCCGACGATTGCCCGCATGCGAACGAAGCCGACCGCTGGTTGAGCGGTACACGGGTGtcggacgaattgaaaaaagcgatCACCCTGGGGTACAGAATTGTCGATGTCAGCGAAATATGA